One part of the Candidatus Omnitrophota bacterium genome encodes these proteins:
- a CDS encoding carbon-nitrogen family hydrolase, whose protein sequence is MRAVGVQLDIVWENKQANFAKVRELLQRETVAPGSLIVLSEMFAAGFSLNVNAICEEEKGETWRFLRETAQRYQSYVVGGIAAKASDGRGRNEAAVFDPSGNEIVRYRKLHPFSYMDEDKHYIPGERVETFRCGEFVAAPFVCYDLRFPEIFRCAIRKQADLLIVIACWPQAREAHWKALLKARAIENQAYVIGVNRCGKDPKHTYSGCSAIIDPRGEPLAEAGDGEKTIAAELDYASLADYRREFPALKDMRREFFNDIAVFSV, encoded by the coding sequence ATGAGAGCCGTAGGCGTTCAGCTGGATATCGTTTGGGAAAATAAACAAGCCAATTTCGCTAAAGTCCGCGAACTTCTCCAGCGGGAGACTGTCGCGCCTGGAAGTTTGATCGTCCTGTCGGAAATGTTCGCCGCCGGTTTTAGTTTGAATGTCAATGCCATTTGCGAAGAAGAGAAGGGCGAGACTTGGCGGTTTTTAAGAGAAACGGCGCAACGTTACCAATCGTACGTCGTTGGGGGAATCGCCGCGAAAGCGTCCGATGGACGCGGACGCAATGAGGCGGCCGTCTTCGATCCATCCGGTAACGAAATCGTCCGCTACAGGAAATTGCATCCGTTTTCCTATATGGACGAAGATAAGCATTATATTCCCGGCGAGAGGGTGGAGACGTTTCGCTGCGGCGAATTCGTCGCCGCGCCTTTTGTTTGCTACGATTTGCGTTTCCCCGAAATTTTCCGCTGCGCCATACGCAAACAAGCGGATTTATTGATCGTGATCGCCTGCTGGCCGCAAGCAAGGGAAGCGCATTGGAAGGCGTTATTGAAAGCCCGCGCCATCGAGAATCAGGCTTACGTCATCGGCGTCAACCGCTGCGGAAAAGATCCCAAACATACGTATTCGGGATGCAGCGCTATTATCGATCCCCGCGGCGAGCCGCTCGCCGAAGCGGGGGACGGCGAAAAGACCATCGCCGCCGAATTGGATTACGCCTCGTTGGCCGATTATCGCCGCGAATTTCCCGCGCTGAAGGATATGCGTCGGGAATTTTTTAACGATATCGCTGTCTTTTCGGTTTAG